A stretch of Miscanthus floridulus cultivar M001 chromosome 13, ASM1932011v1, whole genome shotgun sequence DNA encodes these proteins:
- the LOC136501286 gene encoding uncharacterized protein, whose product MSPSGELLASISSALAVAFVLLACVELGDAAAAVGVYRLIQYDLAGAPLGSRAAVINHHAAALPLPAGADLSRSALVAPLLDLPLSFLREYLVEKKHLGGLLILLPTNRSDKESAGDKGKVKGVLTELEKLLVHEQVPYPVYFALHDDNFDNLLADIHKIASSGQPASATTGGYKLVVSSAEPRKVSSPTISNIQGWLPGLKREGDSEQLPTIAIVANYDTFGAAPALSVGSDSNGSGVVALLEIARLFSRLYSNPKTRGKYNILFGLTSGGPYNYNGTSKWLRSFDQRVRESIDYAICLNSVGSWSNDLWMHVSKPPENPYIKQIFEEFSDVSKEMGVSVGIKHKKINVSNPRVAWEHEQFSRFRVTALTLSEMSTPPEFLESTGGLHDTRESTDVESVIRTVRLVSESLARHIYGLKGRNIDVFADNSSLAINPHYIWSWLDLLSHTPRVAPFLQKNDPFIAALKKELSEHTTDVHVQSDALDGMFTFYDATKATLNVYQVASVTFDLLFLLVLGSYLIVLFCFLVITTRGVDDLINIFRRPPSRKLKGA is encoded by the exons ATGTCTCCCTCCGGCGAGCTGCTGGCCTCCATCTCCTCCGCCCTCGCCGTCGCCTTCGTCCTCCTCGCCTGCGTCGAGCTCGGcgacgccgccgctgccgtcggcGTCTACCGCCTCATCCAGTACGACCTCGCCGGCGCCCCGCTCGGCTCCCGCGCCGCGGTCATCAACCACCACGCCGCCGCGCTCCCGCTCCCCGCCGGTGCGGACCTCTCCCGCTCCGCCCTAGTCGCGCCGCTCCTCGACCTCCCGCTCTCCTTCCTCAGAG AGTACCTGGTGGAGAAAAAACATCTGGGGGGATTGCTCATTCTGCTCCCGACAAACCGCAGTGATAAGGAAAGTGCGGGTGACAAGGGGAAGGTCAAAGGTGTACTGACTGAGCTGGAGAAGTTGCTTGTGCATGAACAAGTTCCA TATCCAGTGTACTTTGCTTTGCACGACGACAATTTTGATAACCTGCTGGCAGATATCCATAAAATTGCCTCTTCAGGTCAACCAGCCTCTGCAACAACGGGAGG TTACAAACTTGTCGTGTCCTCAGCAGAGCCTAGAAAAGTGTCATCTCCGACCATTTCTAATATCCAG GGATGGTTACCTGGATTGAAAAGAGAGGGTGATAGTGAACAGCTTCCGACTATTGCCATAGTTGCAAACTATGACACCTTCGGTGCTGCACCT GCACTTTCTGTGGGAAGCGACAGCAATGGAAGTGGAGTTGTGGCTCTTCTAGAGATCGCAAGACTATTTTCACGTCTGTATTCAAATCCTAAGACAAGGGGCAAGTACAATATTCTCTTTGGGTTAACATCTGGCGGACCCTACAATTACAATGGAACTAGCAAG TGGCTTAGGAGTTTTGATCAGCGTGTACGCGAGAGCATTGACTACGCAATTTGCTTGAACAGTGTTGGTTCCTGGAGTAATGACCTCTGGATGCATGTATCAAAGCCACCAGAAAATCCCTATATCAAGCAAATCTTTGAA GAATTTTCGGATGTTTCTAAAGAAATGGGTGTTTCCGTTGGAATCAAGCACAAGAAGATTAATGTCTCAAATCCTAGA GTAGCATGGGAACACGAACAGTTCTCAAGGTTTAGAGTGACTGCACTTACTCTTTCAGAAATGTCTACCCCTCCTGAATTTTTGGAAAGCACTGGTGGTCTTCATGACACTAG AGAATCTACAGATGTTGAGTCAGTAATCCGAACTGTCAGATTAGTTTCTGAGAGTCTTGCG AGACACATCTATGGATTGAAAGGAAGGAACATCGACGTTTTTGCAGACAATAGCAGCTTAGCCATTAATCCTCACTATATCTGGTCCTGGTTGGATCTGTTGTCACATACACCACGAGTTGCACCTTTTCTACAGAAAAATGATCCCTTCATAGCAGCGCTCAAAAAG GAACTGTCCGAACACACTACTGATGTGCATGTCCAAAGTGATGCGCTTGATGGCATGTTCACTTTCTATGATGCAACGAAAGCAACTCTAAATGTGTACCAG GTTGCAAGTGTTACCTTTGATCTGCTGTTCCTTCTGGTGCTCGGTTCCTATCTGATCGTTCTCTTCTGTTTCCTAGTAATTACTACACGG GGTGTTGATGATCTCATTAACATATTCCGGCGGCCTCCATCACGCAAACTCAAGGGAGCATAG